ATTTAATGGGGAGATcatgcaagtggaaaatagctcctgagagctcttatatccttgaattctttctgtttactttttctcggccgaattgttatttacttgaatattactGTTTATTCGTTaaatgggattgttacttggacaacatgcttgcatgtgtgtttcttggcctcactgagtattggcttattccattagtttgttttccttaacaggtggaTTGGAAGATTATGAAAAGCCGACTAGGTTATGTTTTTAATTGGaattttggttgtaattatttagccgacttttaatggttgtattttggaatttgatgtatcttttgagaatctgatgtaagatttggatattcggttaaggaagcgacttttctttatttagaCTTGTATTAATTTGGTATGTATCGTTAAGGTTGAATTGAATTGATTTGAGTCCTGACAAAAGTTGGATAGACGTCccacggatacccttgggttcgcccttgggagaagtggaggcGTCACAGAATGTGTAAGTTGTAATCTACTCTTAGGCTAGTACATTCTGTTTATTTTGAATGAATGAATATATTGGATGTTCCAATCTGCCATCACTTAGTTGTGTTTTTACAGTTCATTTACAAGTTAACTGGATGTTGAGTTATCCTCGGAAAATGAATTCAATTTGAGAGGTTGAATGAAAGAATCATTTGATAGCCAAATCATGAATCCTGGCTTGAAAGAGCACATACGTAATTTCCAATTTATGCATGAACATGGGTTACATACCATTGGATTAAATAGTCCCAAAAATCAGAGTAGGAAATTCACTGCAATCCTTGCATTGCAGATGTAAAGAAACATGGAAGAATAATAGGAATTCAATTCATCCAAGTCATCCACAACTAGAAGCATACATTCACAACCACCATCCCATTGCTCAAATAAAGGCGTTTCCCTGCCTAGAATCCTATATAAAACTTGAAGCTCCTATTTATGATAATTTCCAGAATCCAGAACCACCAGAAAATAGAATGAAAACACAGCTTCAAAATGTGAAAGTAAGCTACTATAAAACCTGAACATCATATGTAATGctggattgtaaaacaaaacaaatggtAACATaccaaaagataaaagaagaatTCATTGCTAACTTGGAACCAATGTACAAAAGATACATTCAGAATTCATTACAACCATCAAATAGACATTGTTTTGTCATTTGCCAGAAATGATTACAAACTTGAAAATGAGCAATATGGTAGCTGGCTTGTTCTCAAGATACATGAGTTCCAAATACTAATGTACAAAAGCTACTAATCtgacaataaaatatttcaaattcaGCAACACAACCATCCAAAAGGTGCTGACTAGCAACATTAAGCTAGGTACAAGATTATCAGTTAGTTGATGTTGGCTTTCCCTTTGTCATTGTAAGGTGGATTTGAACATCTTTGATCCTAAAAGGTACAGATCCTCCTTGGCCAACTGGTTGACTGCAATGtaccacaaaattttctaggATCCCAAAAGCTTCATGCAGGTTTGGTTGAGCAGTAGGGGCAGAAGATATTATGTTGTCATCTCTAGTTGCTGGGTTGTTCTGTGATGAATCTATTTGCTTTGCACTTCGTTTGGTGCCATTTCCCGGCAATACATCAGCATTTAACCACTAAATATTGAACTCACAAGAAACAATAACTAAATGTACATTAAGTAATAAAATTACAACAGATTTTCTTGATGTTTTTGTTCTTGTCTTTTTTGCATTTGAAGTGTTGCCCCTGACCTGCAACAAAGCATAAAATGCATTAGCTGCTACAATGTTACAAACACAGGTATATCTATTTACACAAATTAGGAATTATTACTTACAGAGTTATCTACTATCATGTCATCTAGTTGTGAGAGATTCATATCCTGATTTGCTTGTGTTTCCTGCCCCTGTTTATTATTTTGACTGGCTGCAACACCTGCTTCCTCTCTAAGCTTACATGTCCGTGTGTTATGACCTTGCTCACCACAGAATGAGCATTTACAGATTTGACCAAATCTCCTCACTTTCTTGCCCTGCTCTTTTGTTTGCTGTATCTCATCAGCAGATTTTCTCCTCTGTTTCTTTGGTTTTCCTGGTGTTCTTCCATAAGTTGGTGGCAGGGGTGCCTGAACATCTACATCTTCCCACTCATGCTTTTCATTCACAGGTAAAATGCAAGGGTCATAACACTTAAGATACGTTTCAACACTATAACAGTCATCAATGTACTACATAGGGTCCTTCATAGCATCCACAAAGCTGAAATTGCATGAGCACATGGTATCCCTGTCAAATCCCATTTCCTGCATGAGCAAGTCCTATCCTCAATATTGACTGCCCACTTTTCACCATAAGGATAAGCAAGTTCAAAACTGACATCGTTTGATTTGTAAGGCACATAGTAAGTTGCCTTGTCAATATTGACCCTCatcctttttctaatttttggacAGAAATCAAATTTACTCCACTTTTCCCTAGCTCTAtttctattttcttgcattCTTTGCATGACAAAATGCCTCAATGCCTCCATTATGACAACAATGGACCCTTCCCTGGCATCTAATATTTTGCTGATAAATGATTCACATATGTTATTCAACAACATATCACATATAGGGAATGTTCAGAAGTGTGATCTATTCCACTCTGGTGGATTCTTGTCCTCTAACCACTTAATTGCATCAATATCCAATTCTGATATGGCTTCCATTCTTCTTATATATTGTGTACGAGTAGTTGCCTTAGCTGCTTTCCATGGAGCTTGTCTCATGGCTGTCCCTTTGAATCCAGCAGCTACCATATTGCTTTGCATATGCTTCACACAAAATCTATGATCAGCCCCTGGAAAAACTGTTTCACATGTCTGAATTATGCCCTTCTGCTTGTCACTCattatggttcattcatcatctttttcaatttttagatCCTCCTTAAGTAAAGTAAGAAACCAAATCCAGGAATCCTTAGTTTCTCCCTCAGTTGCTGCATAAGCAATTGGATACAAACCATTATTTGGATCAACTCCAACTGCTGTCAGTAATACTCCACCAGCTGCACCGTTGAGAAATGTCCCATCTAATCCAAACACAGGTCTGCAAGcatctaaaaatccttttttcaCCCCAGCAAAGCACATGtacaatctttgaaaatttccttgttTGGTGACTGAATCACAGTAGTCTTCTGCCACCTTCATTACTACAGTACTATCTGGGTTACTTCTCAAGATTTCATTGATATACTTGGACAATTTATTGTACTGGTCCACATCACTACCTTGGGCCAACTCCTTGCCAATTTTTTTAGCTCTATAGCCTTGATGTCTACTCAAATAGCACTTGTTCTCTTTCATTACCAGGATTTTGAAGCTAGCATAATCCATCTTGGGATTCTCTCTAAATGTGTTAACATATTTTCTGCCAACCCACCCAGATTTGACACTCTTGTTATGATATGAAAACCCACACTTGTACTTCTGCTGGAATGTTCTAACTTTCAATCTGCCATCACCTTTCATCTTCCTAGCATATATGCACCAGTCACATCTTTTTTAGGACAAATTGCCCTAATTCTAATGGTGTCACTCTTGATAAATTTAAATGGTCTACCCCGCTTGATATTCCAGGTTCTAACTGCCTCTTTAAACTCCTTGAATGTGGTAAATACCTGCCTAATTTCAAGTTTGGGGTTATCTGCATCCTTGGGGTCATACATAGGGGGTCTTGAATGACCCTCTTTATCTGAACCTTGGAGACTATCAATATCTGAACCTGAATCTGGTGCAACATCTATGTCGGAGTTGTCATCATCAGTATCAGAATTACTCACCGTTTGTCCCCTAGTTTCCTCTACacattcctttttttcattcctCTTAAGCTGCTCTTTCCTGTGATTTTCTACCCCTAACCATTCTAAATTATAAtcaacattttctttattatcaTTGTCATCAGAATTTTGCTCATAATCTGAATCTTTTCCTGAGAATTCTCTAGAATCAGAACCCTCTATATATTTACTATCAGattcatcatcttcatcttctaaTTCAAAATCTTCATCATCAACATCAGACCCCCATTGTGATGCTAATAACTCACTAAAAGAAACTTCTATGTACAAATCAACTACCCTTCCATACTCAAATTGATCAACACAATAGGCATGCATTTCTCTATCATGCTTTAACAAACGGAAGCCATGTTCCTCTATCAAAATGTGGTACTTCTTTTCACCTATAGCTCCAATCTGACTTTCTAACATTCTATCCATTGCAAAAAGGCTTATACCTGTGACCTCTACATGATCAAACACCCTTAATTCACCTCCCTCATAATGAACATCAGGTTCAGTTTCATATTCTCCCCATAAGTGACACTTCATAGTCACTTCCGTGCTATCACTGtctacatttaaaaaaaaagaaacaaaaacaacaaacaaacaacaCAGGCCATAATTTAGATGACAGAAATAGTAAAACTAGCAAACCGACAATAAAAAATGCATACTTTAGCAAAGATTCAAAGACAATGACCATCAATTGTAGTAAAATAAGTCCCAATTGTATAGTATGAACCAGCATGATAAGAGCCCGTTTAGAGACACAATGGGACCACATCACAAATGACAAATTTTTGTAGGGTTTTTTTCAAGATTGGTTATTAATAAAGCCTTAATTACAGATTTTTTGTCCCCCCAAGTACAAAAGCATCTTTTCCACTATATTCTAACATTATAGTTGGCGATTGTGCATATATATCACAAAAAGAAGGCAAAATCACATACCATAATTAGGTGCTGCCAGCTTGTTCATTTTCTTAGGTCTCGCTGCCATTTTTGCTTTGCAAAGCCACGAGGAGCTTCAGCTTGACTGAATTCGGCAAGATTTTTCCGtattttttcatgttttgattctTGATTTTCACTCTTAGGGTTCGTTGTTCTTTTGCTGAAGAGAAGAGACCAAGGTTGAGAAATACGAGAGCAAAtgtttctttttctaattttcaaccTTTTTGGTGGGCTCCACTCCTTGATTAGTGAATTTTAGCCTTTCATGTCTTTGTTTAATAAGACAAAAGGCAAGAGAAagctgaaaatattaaaaaacatgtttcagaaattaaaaaaattgaaaaagaggtTTTAGGTGCCGGCACGTGATCTCACGTGACTTGGTTCTGGTTGAAATTGAAGAAATTCcatcaattgtccacttttagcgcaaaattgaatagattggggaccaaaattGATTTTCGAAATAGATTGGGGACTAATTCCGCGCATACACTATagattggggaccaaaattacaaatctcccttcttttttttatttaagtttttcaGCTTTTTGTATTTCTCTAACATATGCCTTATGGACACTCATTAGCAGTTGCCCAATGTACCATGTTTATACACATTATAATTATCACTTTctcttacatttatatattttttctaattaatccaCTTGCATTTGTACACTTTCTTTAATTAATCTTATACTTCGAAAAAACTAACAATTGAAATATATCTTAATGGATGCCCAAACAGatagtaatttttttctttcttttctttttattttcttttgtttttcctttcttctttctctaCTCCACACAAGCACCATTGATACactaccaccaccaccacctctctctttctccttctTTCTCCTTCGCCACTTGCTACCACTACCTTTTATTCCCTGCCCCTCCCCAGTTCTCCTTCCCttatccttttcctcttttttctatccctcttcctctctctcctctcctcCTTATGTTgcgcctctctctctctctcttcctctcctccCTGGCAAGTAGATCCAGTTGCAACCAATGATCTCTCCTTGGTGATTGGATGGTCCGAATCTAGTTGCAGGGATGAGATTTGGTCTTGCAACCAGACCTAATTGCTGGAGAGGAGGGAAAGAGTGAGGAAGGGGCGAGAAAGGGAGGATAGGATAGGGGAAGAGGGGAGGGGAGAGGAGGgaggagggggaaggggaaagggggagagaatgAGGGAGGGGAAAGAGGAGGAGAGAAGGGAGGAGAGAAGGGAGGAGAGAAGAGAAAGAGGCAACAGTGGGTGGCGGGCAGTGGTGGCAAGTGGTTGAGATGAAGAGGGAGGATTGGGAGGAAGAGGAAAGatgaataatttttaaaaattttaaaatgtttcaaaaaatttaaatttgtaaaGACACCCATGATAGTTAAGTCAAAGGAATTTGAGCACAAAAAATAAATGGAATTTGATCCCGCTTTTTTTTAAGAGCGGCATCAATCCCATAATTGACTATTTTGTTAATGGgtaaaagacaaaaaaagacACCTATGGTTAAGCAAATATATGGACAAGCTTCTCGTGGTTTCAACACATATAATCTTACACCTCATGATTTGAATTAAATTAAAAAGGCAATGGAAATCGTCAAAACTAATGTGGGTAGatgaaattataaaaataatatatatatatatatatatacatacatatatatatatatatgtatatatataagggtAAAATGCAGAAAAGCCCCTTGTGGTTAAGCCAACTTACAAGAAAGTCCCCTGTGGTTTCAAAAGATATAATATTCATCCCTTTCACACATAAAACAGTTGTTTTGATTTGATTAATATTTGTATATGAGATAACACCATGATCACAAGAAAAACCCGCAATCATCCATTGCACATGTAAAGTACAACATCCCTTTTGATGGTTTTTTGATCTcgatgatttttatttttgctttttgtGAACACTCACAAGTTTCATATTGGTATCATAGAGTTTAGTTTTACTGCCCACTTGAGAgcttgagaaaaatataatcaactattttgcaaaatttttgtTCACCTTATACAAAGAAAAAGTATTGAAATTCTTACTTTAAATTCTTAAAAAAGATCTTCtaaaataatattataatagCAAAAACCCAAATTTAAAACTTTTACCATGCACCAAAAGTAGTGTGCATAAGATCGGTGATTCATTTCTCTCAAGAAACTTAACTCCCTTTTCAATAAATTTCCTAAAAGTTTTGGATCAAATCCAgcttgtatgttttgaaattaTAGAGGGTATTTTTATAGGTTGAGTTAACCATAGGGGGCTTTCCTGTAAGGGATAGAATAGGTATATCAACTAAAcattaattataaaaaattgtttTCAAGTACCACTAGTTGGAAAACAAGTGCATGTGCCTCGAACACATTAGTTTTGACAATTTTCGTTGCCTTCTCAGTTTAGTTTAAATCATGAGGTGTCGAAATTTATGTTTTGAAACTACGAGAAGTTTTTCTGTATGTTAGCTTAACCAcaagtaattttttattttttaccctttttaaattttttattaagtcTTATGCGACTTATAGGTAGGGGTGATAACAAGTTTAGTTGAATTTGAGTAATGTTATGCTCGAACATGAACTCAAAATGTAAACAAGCCTACtcaagttcgagctcgactcgagcgaGCAGAAATTTATGTAGCTCTACTCGACTCAAGGGAAGAACAATTGAAATTCGAATTTGACTCGATAAGACTTGATATTGTTCTCGATCCTTATCGAGTTTGAGTATTCCAAAAACTTGAAATACAAAAATTTGCATTAATTATTCAAAATATAAGCCCTTATTGGTCATTtcataatcaaaataaatatattatataaataataaaattaatcaaactaCTCGACGAGCACTCGAGTAGCACAAAGAGAGGCTTGAACACGACTTGGTTCTTGTATCGAGTTACTCAAGCTCGAATTCGGTCAAACCAAGTTGAAGCCAAGCATTTGACCAAACATCTCACAAGCTGCTCGCAAGTAATTTGGCTCACTAGCACCCCGACTTACAGGTTACACAACTAGTTAAAGGTCAAATTCCACTTTAGTTAACAGTGATTATATGGGAATAGGGGAGGTTTTGTATCTTTTGGCAATACCACAGGGGCATACTGTATTTTACCCTAATCAGAACCATTCTTCAGCTattacaaaagaaagaaaagtgaactaaagtaaaatcagaaataaaaccaAGCTCGAATCAATATCAACATTGAAGCAACCTCATTGAACCAAAAATGATTCTTGCAGCTCATTTCAGCATAGTTCTGgcataaaacaaaaaattatgaATGTAGCCAAATATTTTAAGTACCAAAAACCTAATCTAAATGAATCCATACtaagtcaaaagaaaaattaaatggAAACTCTCGGTTCTTCCCCGTATATTGTTCTTCGGATGCGTGTGTAAAACATGCAAGAGGAGCTCACAGGATAACGTGTCTTCAAGATTATTTGGTAGGACACTTATCAGTATTCATGGATTAATAGTTCCTATATTGTCAGAATAAAAAGCACATGAACGATTTTAGATTTATGAGACATGCCAAAAAAGAGATTTCCAATGTGAATTGGTAAACCAaagattttttaaaaacaatttCAAACTAAGAACAAATTACTTACCATTAATCcactattataatataaaatcatCTAAGACTCTTTAATAATCTATTTAACTATGAccaatttaaaatttgattgaAAATTTATTAAGTGAcgatataaatataattaatgaAGTGATGAGTAATCATTGCAAGTTGGAGGCATATGGTTAAATTGGCTCTCTACATCATTGTTTGAAAACTTAATTCGGATCTGTCGGTTAAACCAGTTGGGCCATCAACTAGTTACTAATTCAATTCAAGTTGGCCGTAGTGAAAAACCATTCAACTAAAGTTAAATCGGCAAAATTATCCAGTTCAATCGTTAAACCATTAAATCGGATGGTTTTAGAGTGATTACTTGTCCAACTTCAATTAAGCCCGAAACAATTTCAAAATTGGTCAACTATTAAGTGtcatttcaaatttaaactttACTAATTATTAATGCATAATTATCTTTACTAATTAGACAACAACATTTACGGTAAAATTCactcctctttttctctctctttgacAACTACGACATAAATCGTATCCAACATGTATGACATATATTATAGTAATTCTTGTGTCTCCTTATGTACTTTATTTTTTGTCATTGCCTTCCATTTTGATTTATATCCATTTACATTTTGTCATTTCCtccaatgattttttttttttttttttgtatttgtagGTAATAAAGTCTTTCCAAGAATTTCTAGTAAGAGTATTGTtgtgagaactcgaaaatttaTACCTAACTGCGTACATTACCATTAGAAAATTTGATCATGCAATCTTGTTGGATTATCGACTACTTGGAGTGTTTAATTGATTGCCTTATAGTTAAGTGTATTAGAATATTTCAAATTCAAGCATGATTCACATTCATGGAAATTTAATACGAATTAGACAAGAAACTAGAGGAGTAATAGTGAGATGGAATGAAAGCGCAAGgtctaaatttttatttgttcatgcTTTTGACATGTGGCATGAATAGGACACTTGTCCAACTACTAAACCAAGCCTGCACCAGCTCATTTGTCTCTTGACATACAAAAGCAACTTTTGACTGAGAGAGCAGACACATTtctggttcttttttttttttttcagcctgCAACCGAGAGAGTGAGTGAGAGAGTTAGtccattttcctcttatcaCTTCGACACAAGAGAGAGAATTGAGAGTGAGGAAGAGATTGCAGCTTCTCGGTGTCCAAAACAGCTGCATTGAGGGGAGAAAATTGGAGTGTTTTGTCTTTGAGAAACCAAGGGAGAAAAAAGGTAAAACAATctgcaattttccagcttttGTTGTGAGGAAACAAGAGGTAAAACCTGATAAATTTCCCTTATTTCCTTTCTACCTTGGTTCTATAATGTCTTAACTTGAACTACcctcaagaaaagagaaacttaactaaggaaaaatgcctCAAAGCTGGAAATATTCTGCTGAACTTACTGCATGTTGTTCGTCTGCAATGTTGTGATTGTTTCTCTCAAAATCTGTTAAGTTGAATTTTTATACAACACACACACCCTAACTCTTCTACCTTGTCATGCATGCAGTATTTAACTTGAAACAAAGATGGACCAGTGTAAAACCTGAAGGAAAACTTTGCTTAAAAATTGATTACCTGCTACAAAATTCTCTGTGTTGGCCGAGAGGAAGAGAGCTTGAGTCTCACAGCTTTTCATTCGaaaacttggaagaaattttacTAGGAGTGCATGATATATGTTTTATCTCTTGCCTTATATGATATATAGTACGCTTTATCTTTGAAACTAGTTAAAAGTTGGTGAACTTGGCTGAAAATGTTGAAGGACCTTGCTGGAAATTCTGTTGAGATGgcggagagagagaggaaggacTTTTCCAGTTTTCCTCCATGAATTTTGGCTATAAAATTGCATATTGTTGTTTAATACACCTTATAATACATTAATATTGACATGGATGTAGTATTTGGCTTGAATCCAAGTGAGATAGGTGGTGGTGTTGAGGGAACCTTACTGACATTTCTGATTATGATTGATACTTGAGGGCCGTTGGAATAGAGCCAAGAGTTTGCAGCTTTAACTCCAaaaattttgttggttttgatcaagaaCTCACTTCATGTACCATTTACCTCTTTTATCTAGACATGCATGTAATGTTTGTTGAGTTAAAAGCTAGAAAAGACTGATTTATTAGAGGAAATACTAAACAtggaaattttcaattttcttgccAAGAGTTTTTTTGAACTTGGTTAAAACTTACTTTATGCATCATCTATTGTTCTAATCTAGCCATGTATGTTGTATATTTGGCATTTTAAAACCCTAGCATACAGGCCATGGAGTTGCATGAGAGCTTTCAAttgatttaaataaaaaaattaaggcTTTTGCACAGGGGAAACGGAAGAAATGAACCTGGACAATTATTCCACCTTTAAGACTAAACCTTAACCTTAATTAATTTTTGGTTTTAACTTGAATTGTTGGGTAGATTTTATACAATATTATTGTGCTTGAGCTTAATTAAAATTATACTAAAGTGAACATTACATATATACTTTGGTGGTCTTTTAACAATTAAACTTGGTATAATCAACTTAGAATCGGGTTTGGGGATGGAAGTAACTACACTTAGTAATTATTCCTAGAGTTATACAATAACTATAGTACTTGTAATTTGTCTCAGGAACTACTAGTGAGC
This portion of the Coffea arabica cultivar ET-39 chromosome 2e, Coffea Arabica ET-39 HiFi, whole genome shotgun sequence genome encodes:
- the LOC113732609 gene encoding uncharacterized protein, producing the protein MKCHLWGEYETEPDVHYEGGELRVFDHVEVTGISLFAMDRMLESQIGAIGEKKYHILIEEHGFRLLKHDREMHAYCVDQFEYGRVVDLYIEVSFSELLASQWGSDVDDEDFELEDEDDESDSKYIEGSDSREFSGKDSDYEQNSDDNDNKENVDYNLEWLGVENHRKEQLKRNEKKECVEETRGQTVSNSDTDDDNSDIDVAPDSGSDIDSLQGSDKEGHSRPPMYDPKDADNPKLEIRQVFTTFKEFKEAVRTWNIKRGRPFKFIKSDTIRIRAICPKKDVTGAYMLGR